AAGAGTTGAAGCCCGACTCTGAGGGCGACGAACTGCTAATTGGACGCGACGCCGAGGTGCGGAAGTTGCAGCGACGGTGGTACTCGTCCACTCAAATTGCCACGCTCGAAGGTCCGGTAGGCGTTGGAAAGACAAGCCTCGCGGGAGTTGCCGCGTACCGTGCAATGCAAGTTCGCCTCGCTGCGAGATCCGAGCTGATTGTTCCCTTGAACAAAACCATACAATTTGAAGCGGACACCCAATCGCTGACGCGAAAGATATTGTTCGAGATAGCCCAGGCGTTACTCCGGCATGAGACGACCTTTCGAAATTGTGGACACCCTTTACCGAACCTCAATGATCTTCGATCTTGGGTCAACAACCCGGTCTTCAAAGGCGGGTCGGTCGGAATTGCCCCACTGTCAGCTGGAAAAGCGACGCCGTCACCGAACTCCACAAGTGGATTTTCGGAATCAGGGTTCGAGGAACATATAACGTATCTCCTCCGGGAATGCTTTCCTGAGGACAAAACGGGATCGCTGGTCGGAGTAGTCGATAATCTCGAACTTCTCCGAACTGCCGGTTCAGCACGTGAATGCTTGGACCAGTTGCGCGACACAGCCTTCAAGCTACCGGGAATTCGCTGGGTACTAGTTGGAGCGACCGGGATTGTCAAGACTGCCGTGAGCGTTCCACGGCTATCCGGTAAGGTGGCCAATCCGATTCAACTTGAACCAGTCACCGACGAATATCTATCGTCGCTAATCGAAAAGCGAATCAACTATTATGCGGCAAGCGAAGGGGCAACTGCTCCTGTCAATCCGAAACAATTTCAACAGCTTTACGCAATCGCAGGCAAGAACCTGCGGGACACTTTCAAGCATGCGCAGGACATAGCACTGTGGCTTTTCGAGCTTTCAGAAGACGGTAAGCCCACACCCATCAATCCCGTCGAATCATGGATCGAGGAGCAGGCCGATTATGGCAATATCGCTACTCAAATGACTGCCGCTGCGCAAGAAGTCTTCGATGAGCTGGTTAAAAACGGAGGCGCGATCCCCGCCGCGCAGTTGGCCGATGACCCCAGCACCTACGCCCAGAAGGTTCGGTACCGCGTGCGCATCCTTGAGAAGCTTAATCTCGCCGAGACCGTTGGCACGGAAGACGATCTACGATTCAAAGTAGTCAGGTTGACCGCACTCGGTTGGTTTACCCATCATGTCCGCTCGTCGTCACAAGGCTCGCACTGAGCGGTTTGCAGCGACCTGCCTGTCGAACGGGCCGACTGTCGGTAGCCGGTGACACAATCACTCAATGAGCGATTCCCCGGAACCTGCAGACAACTCTGACGAGCCGACAATCTCCGAGTACCCAGAACTGACGAACGTTGACGACTGGTCTACCCATCCAGACTTCACCCTGCAATTGATGGCCAATTTCGCCAATAGGGCGCGAGCTGGTCTGGGACTCACCCTTGTCCTATCCGGCACAGTCATGTCTGGCGTTGTCGTCTCGGTCGAAGACTTCTACCAGTGGGGAAGCGATCGACAGACCGAGGACATCGACGGCTCAGACGACAGCCAGCAGAAGGTCAGGGCAATGTTCGCTGAGGCGTTCTTTGACACCCAGGTGGCGGAGCATCGCAGGGCAAGGGAAACCGGCGAGATCACAGATCCGCAGCGGACGCGTCACATCCACCTGAAAGACGCGAAAGTCTTTACTCCGGGGCAAGTCCACGGCATCGAGTTGGGTTGGACACGCGTTCTTCTTGCTCACGTCAACGCCTGGACGGTCGGCACGCTCAATTAGCTAGTTCGTACGGGCACCACGTTGTCTGCGCGGGCGGGGCGTCCAAATGCCCCCAGAGCGGCCATGGCGCCTGGGTGGTCGTCCTCGAACAGGTGCGCGTACACGCCTGACGTCACGTTCGCGTTGGCGTGCCCCATGAACTTCGAGAGCTTGAACGGTGCGATCCCGGCCGCGATGCACAAGCTGGCGTAGGTGTGCCGCAGCGAATCAAACCTGAAGTTAGGCAGCAGCTTTGCGCCGTTGAGGTTTTGCCCGCAACACCGCAGGGCGGTACATCGCGCCGTAAAAGTTGCGGTGCACCAGGGGGCAGGTCCAATCGAGCATCAGGCGCGCTTCGGCCTGGCTCACTGTGGCGGTTGCAGCCTGCGCGGCCGGTGACATCCGCGAGCCGTCCGCGTGGGTGGGTGCGGACTTCCCTGTCGGCCTAATGGGGCGCAGGCTGCATGCGGGAAACAGCGGCGCTTCCACTTCGTCGGCCCGCGGGTGCAGCGACAGATGGTCCCGGACCATTACGCAGGTGGCGGGGGTCAGCGGTACACGGCGACGGCTCCCCCGCGTCTTCGGCGTGTCGTAGACGATCTCTGGCTTTACCTCCCAGCGCGACGGCCTGGCTTCCGTTCACCTTCTGCGAGAGATCCGTCTCTGACGGGCACCGTACGAACGAACGTTCACCGCGCCGTGCGTGCGGCTGGTTTTCCGGCGGCAGCTCCATGTCACCAATCTGCAGTCCGGGCAGCTCGGCAGCGTAGGCCAGTCCACGCGGCCACGTGCACGGTGACGATGTACGGCCACGGAGTCGCGCTGACCAACGCCGTACCTGGCCAGCCATGAGGAACTGCGCCGGATCCACAACTCCATCGACCGACGACGCCTTAGGCGCGACAGCTGTCCGCGCAGTAGGCAACGTGACGTGCGCGCAGGGGTTGGCGCTGGGCCGTCCGTCTGCAATCGCTTGGTCCAGCACCTGCTCAAGAATGAAGTATTGGTGACGAACTGTGCTCGGTCGCTTGCCCTCGGCAGTGCGGCGAGTGATCCATTCGGCTACCAGCACTCGCGTAATCTTGTTGAGCGGATACCCACCGAACGTGCGGTCCAGGCCTGCCCCGGCGTTGAGAATGTAGGTGTATCCCTGGCGCGTGCGCGGCTTGAGGGCAACGCGGCTCGCCAGCCGCGCGTCCGCAACCTCGCGGAACGTGGCCCCGCCGGACTTGGGGTCGTCTGTCTGGCCGCGCTGTCTGGGGTGTAGGTCGCACTCATCGCGTAGAGCTCGGCAGCCTTGCGCGTCGCGAATCCGCCCTTTGTCCCCTGCTCGCCGTCGGACGTTCGGTACCTGACCTGATACACCGATTTCCCGGTGCGCAGGCTGGTGATCTTGCGGATACTCATCGCGAAGCGAGCCACGGATCCACATCATTCGGCCTACTCGACCCCTTCCTCGGCCAAGGTGATGACTCTGTTCAAAGACGCCGAATTTGGATGGCGCAGAGCAATACTCAGATTGGTGAGTGCTTTCAGGAGCAGGCCGGTCTCACCCGATGGGCGATACACCTCGACAAGCGAGTCAGAGGTGGCGATTGGACTATCCAGTGCATCAGTGCGGTGCCTGTCTGCCAGGAAGACTCGAATGCGTCCAGTCGCCTCGAGAAGATTCTCGACATCAGCGTCGCTGTCACGCACGCATCACCCAGTACGGTTTGCCGCTGGAATCGAAAGCCGCGTTCAGTCCGTAACGGTGGCCGGGTTCGAGATTACGAGTGAGGAGGTAGAAGACGTCAGCGGTGACAGTTCTCTCGTCCAAAGCGTAGGAATGCCCCATGAAATCGGTATCGACCTCGGAAGCATCGATAGTATCCACGCCGTCGAACACCCGCAGATCAGCGCCGGCGTTGCCTGCCCTTGGCGCGCTCCAGGCGCGATTCGATACTTTCAGGGCCCGATCGTTACTTGATGCGTACAGCGTGTACCGCTCGGCCTCCTTCGGAAACCCGTAGGCAGAGTGCGCAAAAATATCGGAATCGACATCGGGCGCAGCGAAGATGAGGTGGCCAAGGTTGATCGGCAGATTGCCTCTAAGCGCCGTCGTCACGAGCTGATTCCCCATACTGTGGGCGACGATATGAACCTGAGCGTCAACAGGGAGCGCAGCACCGAGTTCGGTCAGGAACTGGAGAAAATGCGGCTCACTTGCCAGCACACTCTGGTTGTCAGCCGCGTAGTCTCCGAGATTTCCTGCGGACGGCCAGGAATATGCGACTACGGTTCCTTGGAACTGGTAGCCACCGACAAGTTTTGCGGCTCGAATGAGCGCTTCCTCGAACGCGACTCGGTATCCGTGAACGAAGACAAGAACGTCGGATTTACTCGACTGCCCGGCGAGCAACTCGATCGGTTTCCGAATGTCATCAGAAGGATCGATGGACAGAGTCGGCTTCGCATCTCGCCCGAAAATCATCTTGAAGTAGCGTTTGACGTCGAACGTGCGGGTACGAGCGTCGTCTTTGACTGCAACACGAGCGATCCCGTACGACACCGAGGTACCCCTGTCCGCACCGAACTCTCTTCCCTCGGCCGCACGGTTGGTGGCGTACACGACAGGCACGATATTGAGCCGGACGGGAAGGGAAAGCGCACCACCCGATCCGCGCTCGGTACCCAACTGCAGAATCAGCCGCTCCTCGGCGACATTCTCTGCAATTTCAGGGGCTCTGTTCAGCACACTCACGACCCGACGCTGGGCTTCGCCAGTGTCGGCCGTCCCGTCCTCAAGAGCAGCTTCGAGGTCGCGCAACGCGTCGATCAGGTCTGGCTCGATGTCGAGCAGCGCCTGTCCCGTCCCTCCCCACACCTCGGCGATCGCCATCACCAGGGCTTCTGCTTCGTTCATCGACTCCCCCATCCCGGTAGATTCTTCCGACACTCGCTTGCCGCGCGTATCGCTATCACGTGTCGACATCGCAACCCCATCCGAAGACGGCGTATGGTGCCCAAGAGAACGGGTCCAACGCTGTCCGGGGATCTTTGCGCAAATTTCCCACCGATGCATGCAGCGCGCGAATTACCACGTCGCCGATAGCAGAATCTTCGGCCGAATCCAGAGCCTGATACAGCGACGCAACCACGGGTATTGCGGACGAATCTCGCATCGGCATCGTCGCCGCGACGGTATGCCGAAATCCGGCTTGTCGAGCGGCACCTGCCATGTGGAGAGCCTCATTCGGGAGACGGATATCACCAGTGGCGGAGTCGCATGTCAGGAAGACCGCCAATTGCGCATCGGGCACGTCACACTCGGCGAACTCACCGAGGGCGAAGACACCGTCGTGCAGGCGAAATCCGGATTGCACCGTCTCGTCGTCGCCGAGATGTCCGTGCGCACTCACGTGCAGGAACTGGTGAGTGTTGATCGCATCGCGCACTGCGTTCACAGTCGCGGCCGTGTCGAGAAGCTCGGTGATTGTGACGCTGCCGACCGCAGACGACATTGCGGTGTACTCCTCGGGAACGGCGTCGAGGTTCCCCTCGGTGTCGGTGGCCACGTACAGGAGTCGTCGATCACTTCGATCTGTTTTCGTCGTACGCCTCGGCTCCGACACCAGGACCGTGGGTAGGTACGCGTTGAGCGCCCCCTCTGCGACGCATGTCCACTCGGTCGAATCGACTTCGACCAACTGCTGCAACGTCCGCGGGTAGTGGCCGGCAGCATGCAGCGGAAGCAACGAGAAGTCACCAATCGGTGACCACCAGATACGAGCCAAGTCCACGCTGTCAGGCACATCAGCGAGGATCGGCGCCGCCACGCAATCCCACAGCCACCCGAGGCAATCAAATATCTCGTGACGTTGACGCCTGGCATCTCCGAATGTCGATTCGGAGGAATGAGTCTGACGCGCTGCAGCCTTGCGAAACAACTCGGTCTGCTGTGCGAGCGCGTCGGCCCCGACACGCGGCAGCTCGACCGTTCGCGACCCCTTCGAATCACCCACCAGGAGCGCGGTCGACGACTCCTCTCCAGGAATCAGCAACACCAGCGTTCCTGGCAAGGACAACGAGTCGTACGCCTTGCTGCCCGCGGCATCGAGCGTCAGCGCCATCCCCGCGTCATGAGCGAGGGATCTGCGTCGTTCCCGAACTTGCCTGTCTGTCACGGAGGCCAGACCGAGGAGCGGCGACAGATCAACCGAACCGACTGCCGTCTGCGCGGACCGCACATGCATCGTCTGTCGCCACAGCACTGAGCGGATCTGATCGGCCCACGCAAGCGCATCGCCGTACTGCTGTTGCGCAACAGCAAATCTCACTGCACTGACGAGCGCGCCCGCCAACTGTTCGAGCAACCGGCGGCGCTCGCCGAGACTCATACCGACCCAAGCGACTTCCGTCGTCAGTTCGACAGCCTGACGATGCGCCGAGAGCGCCTCGCCGGGAGCCGAGTACGCTTCGGCATCCTCCGCCCATAGCGCGGACTGCGCGAATCTGTGAGCTGCAGGAATCTCGCTGAGTGCAGCAGCGCGCCGCTGAACGTCGAGGATTTCACCGAGGGATACAGAATCTGGGTCGAGGGTGCGCGAATAACGCAGCGCGCGAGCTAGGTTGGCCAGCGCTGGCAGGAGCCTGGGATCACTGTCACCCGCGATCGCAATTCCATGTTCCGAGGTATCGATGGATGCTGCAATGTCAGCACGGGCGGCTTCCATCTCACCCACCGACTCCCGAAACACCGCACGCTGCCTGTACGCGTCGCCTAGGTTCGACAGACGGGACGCCGCATCTGCGTGGTTGTCCGGCAGCACCTCGACCGAGGTAGTCAGGTGGCGAATAGCTTCGTTGAAGTTCGTCACCAGTCCGGTGTGGTGCGCCTTGGCGGTCAGGGCGAGGCCTAGGTTTGAGGCGTACCCAGACATTTCGGCTACTCGTTCGCCTGCACGGGACAGCGCGTCGGCGAAGAATTCGATTGAAGCGTCGAGATCCTCCAATGATGCGGTGATCTCGTATCGTTCTACCAGTGCGTTGCCCAGGTTGCTCGCGAAGCCCGGCCACATCACCGAATTGCTGTCGGTGTCCTGAACCGCTCTCTCCGACAACGCGATTGATTCGTCGAGATCGCCTCGATCGAGAGTTGTCTCGAATCGAGCCCGCAGAGCAAGCGCCAGATCGTTACGTCTCTCGGCAACCCGAATTGCTACCGATTCCTCGCACGCGAGCGCTCCGCGGTAGAGGCCTATCGCGCGGTCGAGGTCTGACAGGTTCGCCCGTTCGTCGAAGTTATCGCTGAGCGTGACCGCGAGGTTGGTCAGGCGAGCCGGATACTCGCGGTGCGTATCCGGAGTGAGGCTCACGGCCTCGTACGCGGACGTGGTTGCCTGATCCAGGTCCTCCAGGGAACGAGTTGTCGCGTACCGGTCCCTTAACGCCGTGCACAGCGTCGTGAGCGCTGCCGCGCGGAAGAGACTCGGCCGATCCAACAGCAGCAGGGCATCGCCACTCCGCTCGATCGCCCGGTCGATCAGTGCCGGATCGGACAGTAGATCCGCCGCGACTCGTAGGGCAGCACTGTAGCTCGCCAGTGTGCGCCCGGTGTCTGCAGCGACCGGGTCTGCGGCGGCGATAGCGGACTCGTACCTATCGAGCGATTCACGGGCTGAATTTCTGTCGGCTAAGTGATGTGCGAGGTCGCTCGCCACGCCTGCCCACACTGCGAGGATGAATGCTCTGTCAGGGTGTGCGTCGACCACGTTCGATGGAAATTGCCGAAGCAGCCGAAGCCCCTCCACGAGATTCTTCGGCTCCGTCGTGTGATGGAACCGTTGCCTCATCAGTCCCACGAGAGTGGCGGTCAGTACAGGAAAATCGGGATCGTCACCGTCGAGATTCGCGAGCGCTTGGTGTGCGGCATCGACGGCCTGAACAATGAGCTCAGGATCCGGACGCTGATCGTGCAGGGCGTCGAGCGCATGGGACAGGGTCGACCAGCTGTTCGCCGTGTCACGCGAGTCTGGCGATTTCTCGTCAATCGCCTGCCTAGCGTAGCGAACGGCGTCCTCCAAGTCGGCCAAAGACGCATCGGCGTGACTCAGCGTTTCGGCGAGATTTGTTAACACACCACGGCGGGTATCTGGATCTACCGCACCTGATTCAGCCGCGGACCTCAACAGCTCCAGCGCCCGCGCGCGGTCGGCACCTGTTGGCTCGGGCCGTCGGTTCATCAGGCCGACAGCCAGATTGGCTTGGCACTCTGCCCGAAACTCTGCGTCCCCACTCTCCCCGATCTGCTCCAGCGCAAGTTCGAAAAGCCTGCAATATTCACCGAGATCGTCTGGATCGAACCTGTCCCACAACATGAGAGCCAGCTCCGCCAAGTACTCCGGCTTGCCTGACTTGGGCCCTGCTACCACCGCCCGTGCGCGCAGGATGGCGTCGTCGAGATCGTCGGCGTCGGCGTTTTGGTGATACCGCGCTTGCAACAAAGTGGCCACGTGCCACTGCAAGTCGGCCCAATCGTCATCCGTCTCGTCCAGTCGATCGAGCGCGTCGCGCATGGCATCGAGCGAAGGCTCGGCGGCCGCGAATTCCGACTCGTCTGGACCCTCAGCATCAGCCACATCGCAAGTATTACTGCGAGGAGCGATCGCAGGAATAGGCCGATTGAATCTGATCGGGAACTTACAGTGAATATCACTGCGAAATCACTCGAACGCATGACACAGTCGGCAGCACAATCTCGCCGAGAATCAGTCCCTCGGAACTGGCTACGCGACGGCAGCATCCATGGGTCGACGTTGCGAAGCACTGCTGCCGCGGACGTAGCGATCGAAATTGAGATGTATTGCCTAGGTAGTTTTCGCGGTCCGAACTGACCGCGCCTAGCCACTCGGCCACACCCGCATCACCGATGACGATGCCGTATCGGATGGACGTGGACCACAGTTTCGATCACCGTGATTCGAATACCGAGGGTTGATTCGGACGCCCACGGGAAGACTGTGCGTCATGAAGGAACACATGGCGAAGCTGCGGGAATCGTTCTGGTTCATTCCCGCCGTCCTCGGAGTTGTCGCACTCGTGCTCGCGCAGGCCCTGGTGAGTCTCGATCGCTATCTGCTCGACACTCGCGTGGATCTGACGGGCTCGTTGCTCTATCACGTGGGTGCCAGTGGCAGCCGCGACATCCTCGGTGCCATCGGCGGCTCGATGCTCGGTGTGGCCGCGACGTCGTTCTCCATCACCATCTCGGTTCTCGCCACCGCCAGTTCCTCGTACGGCCCCCGCCTGGTGCGCAACTTCATGGCCGATCGCGGCAACCAGGTGGTGCTCGGAATCTTCGGTGCCACGTTCCTGTACTCGCTGATGGTGCTGCGGTCGATTCGCTCGATCGAATCCGACGGGTCGGTCTTCGTCCCGGACATCGCCGTCAACGTTGCCGTTGCGCTCGCGGTGGTCGACGTGGGTGTGCTCGTCTACTTCATCCATCACATCGCGCAGTCGATCCAGGTGGCGACGCTGTCCGGCCGTGTCCGAGACGAACTGTCGGAGTCCGTCGACGCGCTGTACCCGCCCGAGCAACCCGCTGATGCAGCGTCGGCGGAGGGCATCGTCAAGCCGCCCGTCTACACCACGGTGTTGGCCGAGGAGTCCGGCGTGATCATCGACATCGACGAAAACGGCTTGCTGGACATCGCTGCCGACACCGACACATTGATCGACATCCATCGAGTGCCCGGTGAACATGTCGTTGCCGGTGAGCCGCTGGCCGATGTTCTGGCCGATCGCTCGGCCGACATCTCCGACGATGCGTTCGCGCGAGTTCGAGGGTCGTTCGACATCGGCACCAGTCGAACACCCCGGCACGACATCGCTTTCGCCGTCGAGCAGATGACCGAAATGGCGGTGCGCGCCTTGTCGACGGGGGTCAACGATCCGTACACGGCACGCAACGCCATCGACGATCTCACGGTCGGACTCGTCGCGGTCGTCCAGCGCCCCATGCCCTCTCGTGC
The sequence above is drawn from the Rhodococcus sp. SBT000017 genome and encodes:
- a CDS encoding CHAT domain-containing protein; translation: MADAEGPDESEFAAAEPSLDAMRDALDRLDETDDDWADLQWHVATLLQARYHQNADADDLDDAILRARAVVAGPKSGKPEYLAELALMLWDRFDPDDLGEYCRLFELALEQIGESGDAEFRAECQANLAVGLMNRRPEPTGADRARALELLRSAAESGAVDPDTRRGVLTNLAETLSHADASLADLEDAVRYARQAIDEKSPDSRDTANSWSTLSHALDALHDQRPDPELIVQAVDAAHQALANLDGDDPDFPVLTATLVGLMRQRFHHTTEPKNLVEGLRLLRQFPSNVVDAHPDRAFILAVWAGVASDLAHHLADRNSARESLDRYESAIAAADPVAADTGRTLASYSAALRVAADLLSDPALIDRAIERSGDALLLLDRPSLFRAAALTTLCTALRDRYATTRSLEDLDQATTSAYEAVSLTPDTHREYPARLTNLAVTLSDNFDERANLSDLDRAIGLYRGALACEESVAIRVAERRNDLALALRARFETTLDRGDLDESIALSERAVQDTDSNSVMWPGFASNLGNALVERYEITASLEDLDASIEFFADALSRAGERVAEMSGYASNLGLALTAKAHHTGLVTNFNEAIRHLTTSVEVLPDNHADAASRLSNLGDAYRQRAVFRESVGEMEAARADIAASIDTSEHGIAIAGDSDPRLLPALANLARALRYSRTLDPDSVSLGEILDVQRRAAALSEIPAAHRFAQSALWAEDAEAYSAPGEALSAHRQAVELTTEVAWVGMSLGERRRLLEQLAGALVSAVRFAVAQQQYGDALAWADQIRSVLWRQTMHVRSAQTAVGSVDLSPLLGLASVTDRQVRERRRSLAHDAGMALTLDAAGSKAYDSLSLPGTLVLLIPGEESSTALLVGDSKGSRTVELPRVGADALAQQTELFRKAAARQTHSSESTFGDARRQRHEIFDCLGWLWDCVAAPILADVPDSVDLARIWWSPIGDFSLLPLHAAGHYPRTLQQLVEVDSTEWTCVAEGALNAYLPTVLVSEPRRTTKTDRSDRRLLYVATDTEGNLDAVPEEYTAMSSAVGSVTITELLDTAATVNAVRDAINTHQFLHVSAHGHLGDDETVQSGFRLHDGVFALGEFAECDVPDAQLAVFLTCDSATGDIRLPNEALHMAGAARQAGFRHTVAATMPMRDSSAIPVVASLYQALDSAEDSAIGDVVIRALHASVGNLRKDPRTALDPFSWAPYAVFGWGCDVDT
- a CDS encoding alpha/beta hydrolase — translated: MNEAEALVMAIAEVWGGTGQALLDIEPDLIDALRDLEAALEDGTADTGEAQRRVVSVLNRAPEIAENVAEERLILQLGTERGSGGALSLPVRLNIVPVVYATNRAAEGREFGADRGTSVSYGIARVAVKDDARTRTFDVKRYFKMIFGRDAKPTLSIDPSDDIRKPIELLAGQSSKSDVLVFVHGYRVAFEEALIRAAKLVGGYQFQGTVVAYSWPSAGNLGDYAADNQSVLASEPHFLQFLTELGAALPVDAQVHIVAHSMGNQLVTTALRGNLPINLGHLIFAAPDVDSDIFAHSAYGFPKEAERYTLYASSNDRALKVSNRAWSAPRAGNAGADLRVFDGVDTIDASEVDTDFMGHSYALDERTVTADVFYLLTRNLEPGHRYGLNAAFDSSGKPYWVMRA
- a CDS encoding DUF2254 domain-containing protein, translating into MKEHMAKLRESFWFIPAVLGVVALVLAQALVSLDRYLLDTRVDLTGSLLYHVGASGSRDILGAIGGSMLGVAATSFSITISVLATASSSYGPRLVRNFMADRGNQVVLGIFGATFLYSLMVLRSIRSIESDGSVFVPDIAVNVAVALAVVDVGVLVYFIHHIAQSIQVATLSGRVRDELSESVDALYPPEQPADAASAEGIVKPPVYTTVLAEESGVIIDIDENGLLDIAADTDTLIDIHRVPGEHVVAGEPLADVLADRSADISDDAFARVRGSFDIGTSRTPRHDIAFAVEQMTEMAVRALSTGVNDPYTARNAIDDLTVGLVAVVQRPMPSRARCGSDGTVRVITRRVAVPSLIDHALDAVRIYGTGSPMVVQAGIRLAERVGRAAHSSENVDAVLTQLELLDSALASGDADTARTADAREQISRARTAITDRVPLAVPRVVIR
- a CDS encoding ATP-binding protein, giving the protein MDTALNIWPTFGFRKNPYGTEELKPDSEGDELLIGRDAEVRKLQRRWYSSTQIATLEGPVGVGKTSLAGVAAYRAMQVRLAARSELIVPLNKTIQFEADTQSLTRKILFEIAQALLRHETTFRNCGHPLPNLNDLRSWVNNPVFKGGSVGIAPLSAGKATPSPNSTSGFSESGFEEHITYLLRECFPEDKTGSLVGVVDNLELLRTAGSARECLDQLRDTAFKLPGIRWVLVGATGIVKTAVSVPRLSGKVANPIQLEPVTDEYLSSLIEKRINYYAASEGATAPVNPKQFQQLYAIAGKNLRDTFKHAQDIALWLFELSEDGKPTPINPVESWIEEQADYGNIATQMTAAAQEVFDELVKNGGAIPAAQLADDPSTYAQKVRYRVRILEKLNLAETVGTEDDLRFKVVRLTALGWFTHHVRSSSQGSH